Within Xanthomonas oryzae pv. oryzae, the genomic segment TGCGTTTGGGCATGCAGTTCAGTGGTTGATTGCGCGCCTTTTGTTGGGCGCTCAATAAGCCGCAGCCTGGCTGGGTCGCCGCCGCCAGTCCCGTCGCACTCCAGGTGCAGTTCGCATGCATCGAACAAGCGGGATCGGCGAGATGCGGGTTGTGGACTGCCGACCTGATCACTTCAATGTCTTGGCACTGCGCTGCAGCCGGGTCCCACTTGCACGGTCGTGCCAGGTCAGCCGGTCGCGATCCAGCCACGCCCACCAGAATCCTAGCCCGCCCAGCGCCAGCGACAAGGTGCCGACGGCATAGCGTATCCACAGCGCACGCCATGAGGCCTGTGGACCGATCAAGCGCAGCCGCCACGGGCGCATGCCCAGCGTCTGTCCGCCGCGGCGCCAGCTCGCGGTGGCGTAGATGCCTGCGGTGATCCAGCAGCACAGCCACAACAGCCATTGCCAGCCGCTGAAGGGTGCGATGTTTTCGCGTGCTGGGTGCCCGGCGAGCGTAAAGCCCAGCGTGAATACAGTGGAGATCAGCATCGACAGCGCCAGCACTGGCAAGGCGTCGTAGCACAGCGCCAGCAGCCGCCAGCCCACCAGTGCAGGGGTGCGTGCAATGCGCGGCGAAGAGAGCGAAGTCATGGCGCGAGCATAACGGTCGCCAGTCACTGTGCAACGCCGCGCTGCGGTCGCTGCGCTTTGGCATTTGCCCGCGCTGACGCATTCGCTGCGTCGCTCCGGGCAATCGGGCGCAAGCCCACGCCCGGCGGCTCCTTGTCGTGGCATCAATACGGTGGGTGGGCCGCCGCATTCCCGGTAGACCATTCGTGTTTGCGTCTTGTCTGCCTGATCGCACCGCCTCACACGCACGCGTACGTCCCTTCCGCTGCGCACGTCGTGCGAGGCACGCACAAAGAGGCACGCAAAGAGCCCCTGCGTGCGGATGGCGTGGCCTGGTCACACATCACAACGCTGTGCAGCGTAAGCCAGTGTGCCTAAGCATGCCGCATACCGGCGATCTGCAACGCGTTGTCTCGCAACGCGCGCGCCACGTTCTATGCTGTTGCGATGTCTGCCAGCAGTCCTGCCGAACGCCGCCAACTCGCCCAGCAGCTACCGCCGCTGCAGGCGGCCGATGCCGGTGTGATCGAGCGTTTCCTCGACCGGTTTTGGGCCGAGCAAGGCGTGGCGCGGCAGACGCTGGAGAGCTACCGGCGCGATCTGGAAGGGTTGGCGCGCTGGCGCGCCGGCGCCGGCGGCGGTTTGCTCGGCATCGACCGCGTGGCATTGTTCGACTATCTGCGGTGGCGTGCCCAGGCCAATTACTCCCCGCGCAGCACGGCGCGGCTGCTGTCGACCTTGCGTGCGTTCTACGGCTGGTGCCTGCGCGATGGCGTGCGCAGCGACGACCCGACAGCGCTGATCGACCCGCCACAGCTGCCGCGCTCGCTGCCCAAAGCGTTGACTGAAAGTCAGATCGAGGCGCTGCTGGCCGCCCCCGAGGTGGATACTCCTGCGGGCCTGCGCGACCGCGCCATGCTGGAGCTGATGTACGCCGCGGGCCTGCGTGTGAGCGAGCTGGTCAACCTGCCGGCAGTCGGGGTGAATCTGCGCCAGGGCGTGTTGCGGGTCACCGGCAAGGGCAGCAAGGACCGGCTGGTGCCGCTGGGCGAGGAATCCCAGCATTGGTTGGAACGTTACCTGCGCGAGGCGCGCCCGCTGCTGGCCGCGAACAAGCCGGTGGCGGCGGTGGATGGCCAGGTGCCGTTATTCATCGACGCCGCCCGCCAAGCGCTCAGTCGTCAGCACTTCTGGGCGTTGGTCAAACGCTACGCAGCGGTGGCCGGCATCGACCCGGCGATGGTCAGCCCACATGGGCTGCGCCACAGCTTTGCCACCCATTTGCTCAACCACGGCGCCGACCTGCGCGCGCTGCAGATGCTGTTGGGCCACAGCTCGTTGTCGACCACCCAGATCTATACGCTGGTGGCGCGCCAGCATCTGCAGAAGCTGCACGCCAGCCATCATCCGCGTGGTTAGTCCGCGCGGCGTTTGACCAGTCGCGTGTGGGCGCACTGCTGATGCGCTGAGGGCCCGGCTGGGAAATACGTGCCCGGTCAAATCAAGCGGCCAGCGGCAGCTCGAACAACGCTTGACGGAGTTTGCGATGCAGCATCAGCCGCGCTCGACCGGGAGCGTGGCCTCCTCGTGCCATACATCACGCCAGCGGTCAGGGCAGAGTGGCGGGGGGGGGGGCACCCGCACTGTAAAGCGCCGGAGCGAGCAGGATTGGACGATTAGGAAATTTCAGGACGTTCTGTGCTGCCAACGTGCAGACCTGCCGCCAGAGCCGCGAAACCGCGCTGTGCATCGCGTCTGTCCCATCGCCGCAGCAGTTGTTCGCTTGCCGTGTTGCCAAATGTCGCGGCCGCTGCCGGGCTTCATCTGCGCTGTGCAAGAATGCCGGCACCTCATTCCATCTGGATGCGTGAATGTATCGTCTTGCCATCGCCGCGCTGCTGGGCGCGATCAGCCTTACCGCCTGCGCACAATCGTCGCAGCCTGCGGCAAGCACTGTCGGCGCCAAGCCCGCCGCCGCGCCCGCCGCCGCCGGCAACGTGGATCAGCGCGTGAGCACGGCGCTCAAGGCGCTGGACCCGGATTTCAAGCCTGACTACCTCGGTGCTGCACCATTCCCCGGCTTCCGCGAAGTGGTCGTCGGTGGGCAGGTGCTGTACGTCAGCGATGACGGCCGTTACCTGATCCAGGCGCAGCCGTTCGACATCCAGAACAAGCAATTCGCCGCCAGCCCGGGCCTGCTGGCCTACCGCCGCAAGCAGCTGGACACTGTGCCCAAAGCCGACCGCATCGTCTTTGCGCCGGCAAACCCGAAGTACACCGTCACCGTCTTTACCGACGTGGAATGTGGCTACTGCCGCAAGCTGCACAGCGAGATCGGCGAGCTCAACAAGCAGGGCATCGCGGTGGAATACCTCGCGTTCCCGCGCATGGGCCTGGGCAGCCAGGACCACAAGGAAATGATCGCGGTGTGGTGCGCTGCCGATCGCAAGCAAGCGCTGACGGCCGCCAAGTCCGGTCAGCCGGTGGCTTCCAAGGACTGCAAGAACCCGGTGTCGATGGAATACACCCTGGGCCAGCGCCTGGGTGTCAACGGTACGCCGGCGATCTTTGCGCCAGACGGCACGCAGCTTGGTGGCTACCTGCCGCCAGCGCAGCTGCGTGAGGCGCTGGAAAAGCGCGCCGTCGCCACGGCCGGCGGCAGCCGCTGATCCACGGCGGAGCGGCGGTGTGATGCCGCTTGGCGGGTCACATCGGTGGCCGGCGCGATCGAACGGAAGGCTGGAATGCAGATGCATTCCGGCCTTCTGCGTTTTTTGGGGCAGGCTGGAGGGATCGGGGGCCTGAACCTGGTAGTTCGCGCCCAACTGCCAGCCAGCCCGCGGGCTGGCTGGACAGAAACCAATAGCCAATAGCCAATGCGTCGACATGTAGCCTCGTAGCCCGCGAGTCAGCCAGCCACGGTCACCCGTGCCGCGCAGGGCTGGATTTGGCCCCGCCACACGGCCGCATCACCCCACGCATTGCCCGCCTGCGCCCGCGCAGTCCGGCGTCGATCCATCAGCTCCGTTACAATCTGCAGCCCCGTTTCTGACACGGTTCCTCGGACATGATGGTCCTCGAGGGCGCTTCCGCCCTTTCGCCGTTCCGCCGCGCTCGGCTCGAAACCCGCCTGCAAACCCTCGTCCCCGCGCTGCGTATCACCGGCGTCTGGCACGTGTACTTCATCCGCGCCGAGGCCGGGCAATCGCCCGACCAGGCCACCTTGCGGCGGATTCTGCAGGCCAATGCTGCGCCCGCCGTGCGCGATGCGGATGCCGCTTCGCGCTATGTGGTGCCGCGGTTGGGCACGCTGTCGCCGTGGTCGAGCAAGGCCACCGAGCTGGTGCGTGGCGCCGGGCAGCCGATCCAGCGCGTGGAGCGCGGCACCCGCATCGATCTGGCCGGCTGGCCGGACGACGCGGTCGCGCAGGCCGCCGTGGCCAAGCTGCTGCACGACCCGATGACGCAATCGCTGCTCGGTTCGGCTGCTGCGGCCGAGGCGCTGTTCAATGTGCCCGCCCCGGGCCAGTTGCAGCGCGTGCCGCTGGATGGGCTGGAGCAGGCCAACCGCGACCTGGGACTGGCGCTGGCGCAGGACGAGATCGACTACCTGCGCGAACGTTTCGCCGCGCTGGGCCGCGACCCGGCCGATGTCGAGCTGATGATGTTTGCGCAGGCCAACTCCGAGCACTGCCGGCACAAGATCTTCAACGCCAGCTGGACCATCGACGGCAAGCCGCAGGAGCGCTCGCTGTTCCGCATGATCAAGCACACCCACCAGCAGACCCCGCAGCACACCTTGTCGGCCTACAGCGACAACGCCGCGGTGGTGGAAGGCGTGCCAGCCGCGCGCTATCGCCCGGATCCGGCCAGTGGCCAATACCGCAGGGAAGCGGTGCTGCCGTCGGCCTTTGCGATCAAGGTGGAAACGCATAACCACCCGACCGCGATCGCACCGTTCCCCGGCGCGGCCACCGGTGCGGGCGGCGAAATTCGCGACGAAGGCGCCACGGGCCGCGGTGGCAAGCCCAAGGCCGGCCTGACCGGGTTTTCGGTCTCGCACCTGCGCATTCCGACCCTGCCGCAACCGTGGGAAGCGCCGCGCGCACTGAACCCGCGCATGGCACCCGCGCTGGACATCATGCTCGACGGCCCGCTGGGCGGTGCCGCGTTCAACAACGAATTCGGCCGGCCGAACCTGCTCGGCTATTTCCGCAGTTTCGAGCTCGCCGAAGGCCCGGGCCTGACCCGCGCCTACGACAAACCGATCATGCTGGCCGGTGGCCTGGGCGCGATCGATCGCAATCAGGTCGAAAAGCTGCGCCTGCAGCCGGGCGATGCGGTGATCGTGCTGGGCGGCCCGGCGATGCTGATCGGCCTGGGCGGCGGCGCGGCCAGTTCAGTGGCCGCAGGCGACAGTGCCGAAGCGCTGGATTTTGCCAGCGTGCAGCGCGAAAACCCTGAAATGGAGCGCCGCTGCCAGGAGGTCATCGACCACTGCGTGGCGCTGGGTGTGGACAACCCGATCCGCTGGTTCCATGACGTGGGCGCGGGCGGGCTGTCCAACGCCATTCCCGAGCTGCTGCACGATTCGGGCGTGGGCGGCATCATCGATTTGGGCCGTGTGCTCAGCGACGATCCGTCGCTGTCGCCGCTGGAACTGTGGTGCAACGAATCGCAGGAACGCTACGTGCTCGGCGTGCCGCAGGCGCGCCTGGAGGAATTCGCCGCCATCTGCGCCCGCGAGCGCTGCCCGTTCGCCGCGGTCGGCGTGGCCACGACGGAGGAGCGGCTGGTGGTTGGCTATGGAGTCTTCGACTCCGGGATTGGAGATTCGGGATTCGGGATGCGCAACGGCGCACTCTCGGGTGCTGAAAGCGCTCCTGCTTCTCCCCGCTCCCCACTCCCCACTCCCCACTCCCAGCTTCCAATCGATCTGCCGATGGATGTCCTGTTCGGCAAGGCGCCGAAGATGCATCGCGATGCAGTGCATCCGGCCGCGCCGCAGTGGCCGGTGCTGCAGACCGCGTCGCTGGATCTGCAGCAGGCTGGCTTGCGCGTGTTGGCGCATCCCACCGTGGCGTCCAAGAGCTTTCTGGTCACCATCGGCGACCGCAGCGTGGGCGGCTTGACTGCGCGCGAGCAGATGATCGGGCCGTGGCAGCTGCCGCTGGCCGATTGCGCGATCACCATGGCCGGTTTCGACACCTTCGAAGGCGAAGCGATGTCGATCGGCGAGCGCACTCCGTTGGCGCTGTTGAACGCGGCCGCGTCCGCACGCATGGCCGTGGGCGAAGCGATCACCAACCTGTGCGCTGCACCGATGCATCGGCTGGACAGCATCAAGCTCTCGGCCAACTGGATGGCCGCCGCCGGCCATGCCGGTGAAGACGCGCTGTTGTACGACGCCGTGCGCGCGGTCGGCATGGAGCTTTGCCCGGCACTCGAACTGAGCGTGCCGGTGGGCAAGGATTCGCTGTCGATGCAGGCGCAGTGGGTTGAAGCCGGCATTGGTGATTCGGCATTCGGCATTGGCAAAACACCGGAGTCCTCCGCTGTTGCGAATCCCCGATCTCCGCTGCCCACTCCCGTCGCTCACAAGAGCGTTTCACCGGTCTCGCTGATCATCAGTGCGTTCGCCCCAGTCGGCGATGTGCGCACGCAGCTGACGCCGTTGTTGCGCAGCGATGAAGAGAGCGAGCTGTGGTTGATCGGCTTGGGTGGCGGCAAGCAGCGGCTGGGCGGGTCGGTGCTGGCGCAGGTGTATGCCAATGACGCGGCATTGCCGGCATTCGGCGGCGATGTGCCGGATCTGGACGATGCGCAGCGTCTGCGCAGTTTCTTCGAGCTGATCCGCGACGCGCGCGACAGCGGGCTGTTGCTGGCGTACCACGATCGCAGCGATGGCGGTGCGTTTGCCGCGTTGTGCGAGATGGCGTTCGCGTCGCGGCAGGGCCTGGATATCACGCTGGATGCGTGGGGCGACGATGCGTTCCGCAGCCTGTTCAACGAAGAATTGGGCGCCGTGGTGCAGATCGCCAGCGAAGACCGTGCCGCGTTCGCCGATCTGGTCGAACGCCACGCATTGACCGAATGCGCGCAGCGCATTGCACGCCCCACCGGCACGCCGCGCATTCGCGTGAGCGGGCAGGGCCGCGTGTTGGCCGAGTGGCGCTGGGAAGAGTTGTTCGATGCATGGTGGTCGGTGACCCATGCCATGCAGAAGCTGCGCGACAACCCCGACAGCGCCGACGAAGAGCGCGCGCTGGCGCGTGATTTCAAGGCGCCGGGCCTGCGTCCGAAGCTGGTGTTCAACCCCTCCGACGATGTGGCGGCGCCGTTCGTGGCCACAGGTGCCCGGCCCACGGTGGCGATCTTGCGCGAGCAGGGCGTCAACGGGCAGATCGAAATGGCCTATAACTTCGAGCGTGCCGGTTTCCGTGCCTACGACGTGCACATGAGCGACCTGATCGAAGGCCGCGTGGATCTGAGCGAATTCGTCGGCTTCGCGGCCTGTGGCGGTTTCAGCTACGGCGACGTGCTGGGTGCCGGCCGCGGCTGGGCGACTTCGATCCTGGAGCGCTCGGCGCTGCGCGATGCGTTTGCCGCGTTCTTTGCCCGTAGCGATACGTTCGCGCTGGGCGTGTGCAATGGCTGTCAGATGCTCAGTCAGCTCAAGGACATCATTCCCGGCGCCGAGCATTGGCCGCGCTTCTTGCGCAACCGTAGCGAGCAGTTCGAAGCGCGCACTGCGCTCCTGGAAGTGGTGGAGTCGCCGTCGATCTTCCTGCGCGGCATGGCCGGCTCGCGGATTCCGGTGGCGGTGGCGCATGGCGAAGGCCGCGCGGAATTCGATACTGCCGTGGACCAGGCCGCTGCACGCGTGGCATTGCGTTACATCGATGGCAACGGCGCGGTGGCGTCGCAGTACCCGCTCAATCCGAACGGCTCGCCCGACGGCATCACCGGGCTGACCAGCAGCGACGGCCGCGTCACGATCCTGATGCCCCATCCCGAGCGCACGCCGCGCAGCGCAAATTTGAGCTGGTATCCGGCCGACTGGGGCGACGACTCGCCGTGGATGCGGATGTTCCGCAATGCGCGGGTGTGGTGCGGTTGATGGCGTGCGGCTGATCTGCAGCCGCTGATGCCTCACTCGACGGCCGTGTGCAGGGATGCACGCGGCCGTTGTCGTTTTGGCAGAGTGCGCTTTGCCTGTAGGTGCGGGGCGGTAGAAGCTTCTCCGCGTGTTGCGGTACTCGCGAATTCTCAAGCAAATTGACCACGATGGTTTTTAAAGCGCAACGGTGTTCGCAGGTGTCGCCATCGCCGGCTTGTTGCGCGTGGAGATGCAAGGCATGCAGCACTGCGTAGCTGATGTGGACTGCCTACGAGCGCGAGCCGGGGCAGTTCGACGTCCTCGGCAAAAACTGTCTTGGTGCCGATGCATCCATGCGTCACGGCATTAGCCAGACGAGGCACTTCATCACACTGCGTGCCGCCACCGAGGCCCCTCACAGTGGAGGGCCTCGCCATGGAAGCGGCCAGCCTGTTGGTGCGCCAATGATCCGAAGCTCGGCACCGCTGTCCCGCAGCATCGTCATTTCCTTGGCGCGAGACAGGGCGTGCTCCACGCGATAGATGGCGGTGTGTTACCCGTGCGACACGTTGGCACACAAACAGCCCGCCACCCATGCCTTATTTGCGCAATCAAGTCTGCAGGTGTCCCGTGAACGGGAATTTTTGTCTTTTCCTTTTCTGCCTATTCAGCCCTGAAATGTCTCTACGGACATGGCCTAGGTTGCTGTTTTACAAGGATTTATCAAAAAATCTAATAAAGGCAGCCAGAACTGTGATGAAAAATGCACTTCTCTTTGTTTAATGTCAAAAACTTGACGCCTGAAATGATGGTGGTTAACACTTTGCTCAGCTCTATGGTTGGGTGGCGTTCACTTTTCGACCAACCAAGGAGCAGGCGCAAGCCGTCCCGCCGCAAGGCCCATAGCGCGCATCACCGTGGTGAGTCGCAGGCTGTAAAGCCTTTCGCTGCGTGGTGTTCGCCAAAAATCAGTCCAACAACTCAGGAATCGTGCGCCGATGAATCAGATTTATCGCAAGGTCTGGAACAAATCGCTTGGTGTGTGGGCCGTCGCCTCGGAACTGTCTAGTGGTGACAGCCCCGGAGCCGTTGCGTCAGCCTCGTTCATCGATCGCCGTCATCGCCTGGCACTGACTGCCGCCATCGCTCTGGCGCTGGGTGGCGCCGGATTCGCCACGCCGCTTCCCGCCAATGCGCAATCGGTGGAAGTGGGCCGCGGCGCATCGGCACCGGCCAGCAAGGCCACCGCCATCGGCGCCAATAGCCATGCCAGCGCAACCGGCGCAGTGGCCACCGGCGCCGACAGCAGCGCCAGTGGCGTCAACAGCAGTGCGATTGGCCGCCCGACCAATGCGATCGGCGAAAACGCCCTAGCCATCGGCCACAACAGCTTCGTGCGCCAGAGCGGCGAAAACGGCGTGGCACCTGGTGCCAATGCCGGCGTGAGCGGCGCAAACTCGCGCACCTACGAAGACGACGTGGTGTCCATCGGTAGTGGCAACGGCCGCGGTGGCCCGGCCACGCGCCGCATCACCAATGTCACTGCCGGCGTCAATGCCACCGATGCGGTCAACGTGGCGCAGCTGCGCCACGTGGCCGATGTTGCTGAAAACACCGCGCAGTTCTTCAAGGCGAGCCCGGGCGAAGAGAGCGTAGGCGCCTATGTCGAAGGCGATAGCGCACTGGCTGCAGGCGAGGGCGCCAATGCCGTCGGCACGGCGACCACAGCGTTGGGAACCGGCGCCAATGCGGTGGCCGAGAACGCTACTGCGGTCGGCACCAATGCGCTGGCGTCCGGGCAGAACAGCGCAGCCTTCGGCCATAACGCGCAGGCCAATGGCCCGGCCAGCGTGGCCGTGGGCGGCGCTGCAGTGAATGAAGATGGCGAGCCGTTGATCACCAATGGCGGCGTGCCGGTCACCACCGGCGCTACCAGCGCCGGCGTCGGCGGAACCGCAGTTGGCGCCAGCGCCAAGGCCGATGGCTTTGCGGCATCGTCGTTCGGCGTGGGTGCGTATGCGGCCGGTGCGCAGGCCTCTGCTTTCGGTGCGGTCGCCAATGCGGCGGGCGATTACGCCACTGCGGTTGGCACGCAAACCCGCGCCAGCGGCACCAGCAGCACTGCCGTCGGCGGTCCGGTGGATCTGATTCCTGGTCTGGGCCTCTTCGTGCAGACCCAGGCCAGTGGCGAAGCCTCCACTGCACTTGGCGCCGGCGCGATTGCGTCGGGTACCTACGCCACCGCGGTCGGCACGCTGAGCGAAGCCTCCGGCACCGAAGCCACCGCGGTGGGCTACTTCGCGTATGCGCCGGGCGAAGGCGCAACCGCCGTGGGCCCGCAATCCTTGGCCAGTGGTGAACTGAGCACGGCGCTGGGGTATTTCAGCACCGCACGTGGCGCCAATTCGGTTGCGTTGGGCGCCAACTCGGTCGCCACGCGCGCCAATACCGTGTCGGTCGGCGCAGCCGGTAACGAGCGTCAGATCACCAATGTAGCGGCCGGTACGCAAGGTACCGACGCGGTGAATCTGAATCAGCTCAACGCCGTTGCCGAAACCGCGCAAACCACCGGCAAGTACTTCAAGGCCAGTGGCAGCGCCAAAAAAGATGTCGGTGCCTATGTCGAGGGCGAAAACGCATTGGCTGCAGGCGAGGGCGCCAAGGCCGTCGGTACCGGCACCACCGCGTTGGGTGCGGGCGCGCATGCCGTGGTCCGCAAAGCCACGGCAGTGGGCGTCGGCGCAGTGGCTGACGGCATCGGCGCGGCAGCGCTCGGTAACACCGCGCGGGCACTGGGCGACAACAGCAGCGCGGTCGGCAGCAACGCAGTGGCCAGCGATATCGGCGCCACGGCGAATGGTGCGGGCGCGCAGGCGCTTTCGGCCTACACCATCGCACTCGGCAGCAAAGCGGTCGCGTCCGACCTTCATGCCATTGCTGAGGGTTTCAACAGTACCGCCTCCAATGTCGGCAGTACCGCCTTAGGTGGCTTCAGCCAATCCAGCGGTCGCTTGTCGTCGGCGCTGGGCTACAGCGCGGTGGCGTCGAGCGTTGACAGCACCGCCGTCGGTGTGGCGGCGCAGGCCACCGGTGTCAGCGCGGTCGCCATTGGCGAAATCAGCAAAGCCACCGGCGAAGAGAGCGTGGCCGTCGGCGGCGGCGCGTTCTCCGGCTGGATCCCGACACAAGCGTCCGGCAAGGGCGCAGCGGCCTTCGGTGCCGGTGCCTGGGCCACTGCGGACTACACCACCGCCATCGGCCGGGATTCCTATGCCGACGGCGTCAATGCCACTGCGGTGGGCCAGAGCGCAGACGCGCTAGCCGACAACACGCTGGCCTTGGGTGGCGGTAGCCGCGCCAAGGCGGTGGGCGCCAGTGTGATCGGTGTGGATGCATCGGCCACCGGCATCAACAGCACCGGCGTCGGTCGTCAGGTCAACGTCATCGGCGAAAATGCGGTGTCGGTGGGCTACAACTCGTACGTGCGCCAGAGCGCAGTCAACGGCGTGGCACTGGGTGCCAATGCCGGTGCAACCGGTGCCGATTCGGTGGCATTGGGCTCGGGCTCGAGCACCTACGATGCCGATACGGTGTCGGTGGGCAGCGGCAACGGTCGCGGTGGCCCGGCCACGCGCCGTATCGTCAATGTGGGCGCCGGCGCGGTTGCCAGTGCCAGCACCGATGCGATCAACGGCGGCCAGTTGTTCGAGTCGTTGAGCAATGCAGCCAGCTTCCTCGGCGGCGGTGCGGCGATCGGTGCGCAGGGTGTGTTCGTGGCGCCGACCTATTTGATCCAGGGTGCAAGCTACAACAACGTCGGTGCGGCATTGACTGCGTTGGACAGCAAGGTCACCGAACTGGACGCACGCAGTGGTGGCACTCCCGCCAACACCGCAGCACGCACCGCGTCGCTGCGCACCGCAACAGTACCGGCAATGGCGGCGACTGCGGTCAGCGCTGTGTCCAGCAACGTCGCAAGCACTGCGATCGATGCAACGGCCGGTGTGCAGGGCACACCCACCGCCGCCGTGGTCGGCAGCATCACGCCGGCAGCCATCTCCACGGTGGTCGGTACGGCAGCAGTGGCCAACAACGTCACCGGCACGGCGATTGGTGGCAGCGCGTATGCGCATGGCGCCAACGACACCGCAATCGGCAGCAATGCACGCGTCAATGCCGACGGCAGCACGGCGGTAGGTGCCAATACGCAGATCGCGGCCGTGGCCACCAATGCCGTGGCCATGGGCGATGGCGCGCAAGTGACCGCCGCGTCCGGCACCGCGATCGGCCAGGGCGCACGTGCCACTGCACAAGGTGCTGTCGCACTGGGTCAGGGCTCGGTTGCCGATCGTGCCAATACGGTGTCGGTGGGAAGCGTCGGCGGCGAGCGTCAGGTAGCCAATGTGGCCGCCGGTACGCTTGCCACCGATGCGGTCAACAAGGGCCAGTTGGACAACGGCGTTGCCGCCGCCAATAGCTACACCGACAGCCGCTACAATGCGATGGCAGACAGCTTCGAAAGCTATCAGGGCGATATCGAAGATCGTCTGCGCCGTCAGAACCGGCGTCTGGACCGCCAGGGTGCGATGAGCTCGGCGATGTTGAACATGTCCGCCAGCGTGGCCGGTATCGCTTCGCCGAACCGCATCGGTGCCGGTGTCGGTTTCCAGAACGGCGAATCCGCATTGTCGGTGGGCTACCAGCGCGCCATCAGCCCGCGCGCCACGGTCACCGTGGGCGGCGCGCTCAGTAGTGGCGACAGCTCGATTGGCGTGGGTGCCGGTTTCGGCTGGTAAGCGTAGTTGCATCAACGCGGCGGCGCCAGGTGCGCCGTCGCGATGTGTAAAGCCTGAGGGAGCGGGCAAGGACCGTGGCTGGGCCGGCCAACGGATTCGCATGGAGTGATGGCTGTACCAGGGGTGGCCGGCAAGGACGCAGCGCACGGCACCGCGGGACGCAGCGATTGCGCTGGCTGCTCCCAGCCTGATTCACGAAAAATACGAAGACGACTTCACCGTGATCGACAAGAATTTCCGTCTCAACCCGCTGACCGGCGCCATCCTGATGATGGCCTTTGGTGCGTCTGGCGCCCTCGCTGCCGCCCCCAAACTGCTGGTCAAGGAACCGACCCAGGCAGTCCCGGCCGGCGCAGCGTTCGGTAGCCGGTTGATCGTGCGTTACAAGGACAACACCGCTGCTGCAACCGATCGCAGCAGCAAGCTGAGCGCCGTGCAGGCCGCGGTGGGCCGCGTTGGTGGCAGCACCAGTGCGCGTAGCAGCGCTGCCGTCGCCAAGGCGATTTACGTGCGTAAGCTGGGCATTGGCTCGGACCTGATCAAGCTGTCCAGCACGCTGACCGCCGCGCAGGTGGACAAGGTGGTGGTTGAGCTGAAGAACGACCCGTTCGTGGCCGACGTGCAGATCGACCGCATGCTGCGCCCGATTGACATCAGCAAGCGCGTTGCCGCCGCCGATGTGAGCCCGCACCTTGTTCCCAACGAACCGTTGTACGCGCAGCACCAGTGGCACCCGAGCAATCCCCACGGCGGCATCAATGCGCCGGGCGCGTGGGATCTGTCGCAGGGCGCCGGCGTGGTGGTGGCGGTGCTGGATACCGACATCCTGCCGGGCCATCCGGATTTCGCCGGCAACATCCTGCAGGGCTATGACTTCATC encodes:
- a CDS encoding RDD family protein, whose protein sequence is MTSLSSPRIARTPALVGWRLLALCYDALPVLALSMLISTVFTLGFTLAGHPARENIAPFSGWQWLLWLCCWITAGIYATASWRRGGQTLGMRPWRLRLIGPQASWRALWIRYAVGTLSLALGGLGFWWAWLDRDRLTWHDRASGTRLQRSAKTLK
- the xerD gene encoding site-specific tyrosine recombinase XerD, translated to MSASSPAERRQLAQQLPPLQAADAGVIERFLDRFWAEQGVARQTLESYRRDLEGLARWRAGAGGGLLGIDRVALFDYLRWRAQANYSPRSTARLLSTLRAFYGWCLRDGVRSDDPTALIDPPQLPRSLPKALTESQIEALLAAPEVDTPAGLRDRAMLELMYAAGLRVSELVNLPAVGVNLRQGVLRVTGKGSKDRLVPLGEESQHWLERYLREARPLLAANKPVAAVDGQVPLFIDAARQALSRQHFWALVKRYAAVAGIDPAMVSPHGLRHSFATHLLNHGADLRALQMLLGHSSLSTTQIYTLVARQHLQKLHASHHPRG
- a CDS encoding DsbC family protein, with protein sequence MYRLAIAALLGAISLTACAQSSQPAASTVGAKPAAAPAAAGNVDQRVSTALKALDPDFKPDYLGAAPFPGFREVVVGGQVLYVSDDGRYLIQAQPFDIQNKQFAASPGLLAYRRKQLDTVPKADRIVFAPANPKYTVTVFTDVECGYCRKLHSEIGELNKQGIAVEYLAFPRMGLGSQDHKEMIAVWCAADRKQALTAAKSGQPVASKDCKNPVSMEYTLGQRLGVNGTPAIFAPDGTQLGGYLPPAQLREALEKRAVATAGGSR
- the purL gene encoding phosphoribosylformylglycinamidine synthase, producing the protein MMVLEGASALSPFRRARLETRLQTLVPALRITGVWHVYFIRAEAGQSPDQATLRRILQANAAPAVRDADAASRYVVPRLGTLSPWSSKATELVRGAGQPIQRVERGTRIDLAGWPDDAVAQAAVAKLLHDPMTQSLLGSAAAAEALFNVPAPGQLQRVPLDGLEQANRDLGLALAQDEIDYLRERFAALGRDPADVELMMFAQANSEHCRHKIFNASWTIDGKPQERSLFRMIKHTHQQTPQHTLSAYSDNAAVVEGVPAARYRPDPASGQYRREAVLPSAFAIKVETHNHPTAIAPFPGAATGAGGEIRDEGATGRGGKPKAGLTGFSVSHLRIPTLPQPWEAPRALNPRMAPALDIMLDGPLGGAAFNNEFGRPNLLGYFRSFELAEGPGLTRAYDKPIMLAGGLGAIDRNQVEKLRLQPGDAVIVLGGPAMLIGLGGGAASSVAAGDSAEALDFASVQRENPEMERRCQEVIDHCVALGVDNPIRWFHDVGAGGLSNAIPELLHDSGVGGIIDLGRVLSDDPSLSPLELWCNESQERYVLGVPQARLEEFAAICARERCPFAAVGVATTEERLVVGYGVFDSGIGDSGFGMRNGALSGAESAPASPRSPLPTPHSQLPIDLPMDVLFGKAPKMHRDAVHPAAPQWPVLQTASLDLQQAGLRVLAHPTVASKSFLVTIGDRSVGGLTAREQMIGPWQLPLADCAITMAGFDTFEGEAMSIGERTPLALLNAAASARMAVGEAITNLCAAPMHRLDSIKLSANWMAAAGHAGEDALLYDAVRAVGMELCPALELSVPVGKDSLSMQAQWVEAGIGDSAFGIGKTPESSAVANPRSPLPTPVAHKSVSPVSLIISAFAPVGDVRTQLTPLLRSDEESELWLIGLGGGKQRLGGSVLAQVYANDAALPAFGGDVPDLDDAQRLRSFFELIRDARDSGLLLAYHDRSDGGAFAALCEMAFASRQGLDITLDAWGDDAFRSLFNEELGAVVQIASEDRAAFADLVERHALTECAQRIARPTGTPRIRVSGQGRVLAEWRWEELFDAWWSVTHAMQKLRDNPDSADEERALARDFKAPGLRPKLVFNPSDDVAAPFVATGARPTVAILREQGVNGQIEMAYNFERAGFRAYDVHMSDLIEGRVDLSEFVGFAACGGFSYGDVLGAGRGWATSILERSALRDAFAAFFARSDTFALGVCNGCQMLSQLKDIIPGAEHWPRFLRNRSEQFEARTALLEVVESPSIFLRGMAGSRIPVAVAHGEGRAEFDTAVDQAAARVALRYIDGNGAVASQYPLNPNGSPDGITGLTSSDGRVTILMPHPERTPRSANLSWYPADWGDDSPWMRMFRNARVWCG